Proteins from a single region of Streptomyces spinoverrucosus:
- the ispG gene encoding flavodoxin-dependent (E)-4-hydroxy-3-methylbut-2-enyl-diphosphate synthase, which produces MTAIPLGVPEVPARPIAERRLSRQIQVGPVAVGGGAPVSVQSMTTTRTSDIGATLQQIAELTASGCQIVRVACPTQDDADALATIARKSQIPVIADIHFQPKYVFAAIEAGCAAVRVNPGNIKQFDDKVKEIARAARDHGTPIRIGVNAGSLDRRLLQKYGKATPEALVESALWEASLFEEHDFRDIKISVKHNDPVVMIEAYRQLAAQCDYPLHLGVTEAGPAFQGTIKSAVAFGALLSQGIGDTIRVSLSAPPAEEVKVGIQILESLNLRQRRLEIVSCPSCGRAQVDVYKLADEVTAGLDGMEVPLRVAVMGCVVNGPGEAREADLGVASGNGKGQIFVKGRVIKTVPESKIVETLIEEAMKIAEQMERDGAATGSPDVTGKPAVTVS; this is translated from the coding sequence ATGACCGCCATCCCCCTGGGCGTCCCCGAGGTACCGGCGCGACCGATCGCCGAGCGGCGCCTGTCGCGGCAGATCCAGGTCGGGCCGGTGGCGGTCGGGGGCGGGGCGCCGGTGTCGGTGCAGTCGATGACGACGACCCGAACGTCGGACATCGGCGCCACCCTCCAGCAGATCGCCGAGCTCACGGCCTCCGGCTGCCAGATCGTCCGGGTGGCCTGCCCGACGCAGGACGACGCGGACGCGCTCGCCACCATCGCCCGTAAGTCGCAGATCCCGGTGATCGCGGACATCCACTTCCAGCCGAAGTACGTGTTCGCCGCGATCGAGGCCGGCTGTGCGGCCGTACGGGTGAATCCCGGCAACATCAAGCAGTTCGACGACAAGGTCAAGGAGATCGCCCGGGCGGCCCGGGACCACGGCACGCCGATCCGGATCGGCGTGAACGCCGGCTCCCTGGACCGGCGGCTGCTCCAGAAGTACGGCAAGGCCACGCCCGAGGCGCTCGTGGAGTCGGCGCTGTGGGAGGCCTCGCTCTTCGAGGAGCACGACTTCCGGGACATCAAGATCTCCGTCAAGCACAACGACCCGGTCGTGATGATCGAGGCGTACCGGCAGCTGGCCGCGCAGTGCGACTACCCGCTGCATCTGGGGGTGACCGAGGCCGGTCCCGCCTTCCAGGGCACGATCAAGTCGGCGGTCGCTTTCGGAGCACTGCTCTCGCAGGGGATCGGCGACACCATCAGGGTGTCGTTGAGCGCTCCGCCCGCCGAGGAGGTCAAGGTCGGCATCCAGATCCTGGAGTCGCTGAACCTCAGGCAGCGGCGACTGGAGATCGTGTCGTGCCCGTCCTGCGGGCGCGCCCAGGTGGACGTCTACAAGCTGGCCGACGAGGTCACCGCCGGGCTGGACGGCATGGAGGTGCCGCTGCGTGTCGCCGTCATGGGGTGTGTGGTGAACGGCCCCGGCGAGGCGCGGGAGGCGGACCTGGGGGTCGCCTCCGGCAACGGCAAGGGGCAGATCTTCGTCAAGGGCAGGGTCATCAAGACCGTTCCCGAGTCGAAGATCGTGGAGACGCTGATCGAAGAGGCGATGAAGATCGCCGAGCAGATGGAGCGGGACGGGGCAGCGACGGGCTCCCCCGACGTCACGGGGAAACCGGCAGTGACCGTGAGCTGA
- the hpnH gene encoding adenosyl-hopene transferase HpnH, giving the protein MAMPLRQSIKVATYLAEQKLRRRDKFPLIVELEPLFACNLKCEGCGKIQHPAGVLKQRMPVAQAVGAVLESGAPMVSIAGGEPLMHPQIDEIVRQLVAKRKYVFLCTNAMLLRKKMDKFKPSPYFAFAVHIDGLRERHDESVAKEGVFDEAVEAIKEAKRRGFRVTTNSTFFNTDTPQTVIEVLNYLNDDLKVDEMMISPAYAYEKAPDQEHFLGVEQTRELFKKAFAGGNRRRWRLNHSPLFLDFLEGKVDFPCTAWAIPNYSLFGWQRPCYLMSDGYVSTYRELIEDTDWDKYGRGKDPRCANCMAHCGYEPTAVLATMGSLKESLRAMRETVSGNRE; this is encoded by the coding sequence ATGGCCATGCCGCTGCGCCAGTCCATCAAGGTCGCTACATATTTGGCTGAACAGAAGCTCCGCAGGCGCGACAAGTTCCCGCTCATCGTCGAGCTGGAGCCCCTGTTCGCCTGCAACCTCAAGTGCGAGGGCTGCGGCAAGATCCAGCACCCCGCCGGGGTGCTGAAGCAGCGCATGCCGGTCGCGCAGGCCGTGGGAGCGGTACTGGAGTCCGGTGCGCCGATGGTGTCGATCGCGGGCGGCGAGCCCCTGATGCACCCTCAGATCGACGAGATCGTGCGGCAGTTGGTGGCCAAACGGAAGTACGTCTTCCTGTGCACCAACGCCATGCTGCTGCGCAAGAAGATGGACAAGTTCAAGCCCTCGCCCTACTTCGCCTTCGCCGTGCACATCGACGGCCTGCGTGAGCGGCACGACGAGTCGGTCGCGAAGGAGGGCGTGTTCGACGAGGCGGTGGAGGCCATCAAGGAGGCCAAGCGCCGCGGCTTCCGGGTCACCACCAACTCCACCTTCTTCAACACCGACACCCCGCAGACCGTCATCGAGGTGCTGAACTACCTCAACGACGACCTCAAGGTCGACGAGATGATGATCTCGCCCGCCTACGCCTACGAGAAGGCGCCCGACCAGGAGCACTTCCTGGGTGTGGAGCAGACCCGCGAACTGTTCAAGAAGGCCTTCGCGGGCGGCAACCGGCGCCGCTGGCGGCTCAACCACTCCCCGCTCTTCCTGGACTTCCTGGAGGGCAAGGTCGACTTCCCGTGCACCGCGTGGGCGATCCCCAACTACTCGCTCTTCGGCTGGCAGCGCCCCTGCTATCTGATGAGCGACGGGTACGTGTCGACGTACCGCGAACTGATCGAGGACACCGACTGGGACAAGTACGGCCGCGGCAAGGACCCGCGCTGCGCCAACTGCATGGCGCACTGCGGCTACGAGCCCACCGCCGTCCTCGCCACCATGGGCTCGCTGAAGGAGTCGCTGCGCGCCATGCGCGAGACGGTCTCCGGAAACCGGGAGTGA
- a CDS encoding phosphorylase family protein: MSPSSAPPPLLIACALGIERLALRLGERGGAAGPVTVLRTGMGPGAAERSVVRALADPALAGAAVLATGFCAGLAPGMHPGDLVVAEETRDPRGSTPCVGTDLLVKELGRTVPGRTVHTGPLTGSDHVVRGQERSGLLATGAIAVDMESAATLLGAGRAGARPVAAVRVVVDAPEHELVRIGTVRGGISAFRVLRSILPAFFEWHRNVLLPRR; this comes from the coding sequence ATGAGCCCCTCCTCCGCTCCGCCGCCGCTGCTGATCGCCTGTGCGCTCGGTATCGAGCGGCTGGCGCTGCGGCTGGGGGAGCGTGGTGGTGCGGCTGGGCCGGTGACCGTGCTGCGTACGGGCATGGGTCCCGGGGCGGCCGAGCGGTCCGTCGTGCGGGCGCTGGCCGACCCCGCACTCGCCGGGGCCGCCGTGCTGGCCACCGGCTTCTGCGCGGGGCTGGCACCCGGCATGCACCCCGGTGACCTGGTCGTCGCCGAGGAGACCCGGGACCCGCGTGGCTCCACGCCCTGCGTGGGCACCGACCTGCTCGTCAAGGAACTCGGGCGTACGGTGCCCGGCCGTACCGTCCACACCGGCCCGCTCACCGGATCCGACCACGTCGTACGCGGTCAGGAGCGGTCCGGCCTGCTGGCCACCGGCGCAATCGCGGTCGACATGGAGTCGGCCGCAACGCTTCTCGGCGCCGGGCGTGCGGGAGCACGTCCGGTTGCGGCCGTCCGGGTGGTCGTGGACGCTCCAGAACATGAACTCGTCCGTATCGGCACGGTGCGCGGTGGAATATCGGCTTTCCGCGTCCTTCGTTCCATTCTTCCCGCATTCTTTGAATGGCACCGTAATGTGCTGCTCCCCAGGAGGTGA
- the shc gene encoding squalene--hopene cyclase, translating to MTATTDGSSGAVPPRAAAASDTDSTTPVAAGVHEAAVHAVQRATDFLLARQDAQGWWKGDLETNVTMDAEDLLLRQFLGIRDESTTRAAALFIRGEQREDGTWATFHGGPGELSTTIEAYVALRLAGDAPDAPHMAKAAEWIRAQGGIAASRVFTRIWLALFGWWKWDDLPELPPELIYFPKWVPLNIYDFGCWARQTVVPLTIVSAKRPVRPAPFPLDELHTDPNNPSPAKRLAPAASWDGAFQRLDKGLHALRKVVPRKLRRAAMRSAARWIIERQENDGCWGGIQPPAVYSLIALHLLGYDLQHPVMRAGLESLDRYAVWREDGARMIEACQSPVWDTCLATIALVDAGLPADHPQLVKAADWMLGEQIVRPGDWSVRRPQLPPGGWAFEFHNDNYPDIDDTAEVVLALRRVRHHDPERVEKAIARGVRWNLGMQSKDGAWGAFDVDNTSPFPNRLPFCDFGEVIDPPSADVTAHVVEMLAVEGLTHDPRTRRGIEWLLGEQEPDGSWFGRWGVNYVYGTGSVVPALTAAGLPGSHPAIRRAVAWLESVQNDDGGWGEDLRSYQYVKEWSGRGASTASQTAWALMALLAAGERDSKAVERGIEWLAATQREDGSWDEPYFTGTGFPWDFSINYHLYRQVFPLTALGRYVHGEPFAKGGAGGLAARTGGRPLAEVEGTG from the coding sequence ATGACAGCGACGACCGACGGAAGCTCCGGGGCCGTGCCGCCCCGCGCCGCCGCGGCCAGCGATACCGACAGCACCACCCCGGTGGCGGCCGGGGTCCACGAAGCCGCCGTACACGCGGTCCAGCGCGCCACCGACTTCCTGCTGGCCCGACAGGACGCCCAGGGCTGGTGGAAGGGCGACCTGGAGACCAACGTCACCATGGACGCCGAGGACCTGCTGCTCCGTCAGTTCCTCGGCATCCGCGACGAGTCCACGACGCGCGCCGCCGCCCTCTTCATCCGCGGCGAGCAGCGCGAGGACGGCACCTGGGCCACCTTCCACGGCGGACCGGGCGAACTCTCCACCACCATCGAGGCGTACGTCGCCCTGCGCCTGGCCGGGGACGCGCCGGACGCGCCGCACATGGCGAAGGCGGCGGAGTGGATCCGCGCCCAGGGCGGCATCGCCGCGTCCCGGGTCTTCACCCGCATCTGGCTCGCCCTGTTCGGCTGGTGGAAGTGGGACGACCTGCCCGAACTGCCGCCGGAACTCATCTACTTCCCGAAGTGGGTGCCGCTCAACATCTACGACTTCGGCTGCTGGGCCCGGCAGACGGTCGTCCCGTTGACCATCGTCTCCGCGAAGCGCCCCGTGCGGCCGGCGCCCTTCCCGTTGGACGAGCTGCACACCGATCCGAACAACCCCAGTCCGGCGAAGCGCCTGGCGCCCGCGGCCAGTTGGGACGGCGCCTTCCAACGGCTCGACAAGGGCCTGCACGCCCTGCGCAAGGTCGTGCCGAGGAAGCTGCGCAGGGCGGCGATGCGGTCGGCCGCGCGCTGGATCATCGAGCGGCAGGAGAACGACGGCTGCTGGGGCGGTATCCAGCCGCCGGCCGTGTACTCCCTCATCGCCCTCCACCTGCTCGGCTACGACCTCCAACACCCCGTCATGCGCGCCGGGTTGGAGTCCCTCGACCGGTACGCCGTCTGGCGCGAGGACGGCGCCCGGATGATCGAGGCCTGCCAGTCGCCGGTGTGGGACACCTGCCTGGCGACCATCGCGCTCGTCGACGCCGGGCTGCCCGCGGACCATCCGCAGCTGGTGAAGGCGGCGGACTGGATGCTGGGGGAGCAGATCGTGCGCCCCGGCGACTGGTCCGTGCGGCGGCCTCAACTACCGCCCGGCGGATGGGCGTTCGAGTTCCACAACGACAACTACCCCGACATCGACGACACCGCCGAGGTCGTCCTCGCGCTGCGCCGCGTGCGGCATCACGACCCGGAGCGGGTGGAGAAGGCCATCGCGCGCGGGGTGCGCTGGAACCTCGGCATGCAGTCGAAGGACGGCGCCTGGGGCGCCTTCGACGTCGACAACACCAGCCCGTTCCCCAACCGGCTGCCGTTCTGCGACTTCGGCGAGGTCATCGACCCGCCGTCCGCGGACGTCACCGCGCACGTCGTCGAGATGCTCGCGGTGGAGGGCCTCACCCACGACCCGCGCACCCGGCGCGGCATCGAGTGGCTGCTCGGCGAACAGGAGCCGGACGGCTCGTGGTTCGGACGCTGGGGCGTCAACTACGTCTACGGCACCGGGTCCGTGGTGCCCGCGCTGACCGCCGCCGGTCTCCCCGGCTCGCACCCGGCGATCCGGCGGGCGGTGGCCTGGCTGGAGAGCGTCCAGAACGACGACGGCGGCTGGGGCGAGGACCTGCGCTCGTACCAGTACGTCAAGGAGTGGAGCGGCAGGGGCGCCTCCACCGCCTCGCAGACCGCCTGGGCGCTGATGGCGCTGCTGGCGGCCGGCGAGCGGGACTCCAAGGCCGTCGAACGCGGCATCGAGTGGCTGGCCGCGACCCAGCGGGAGGACGGCTCGTGGGACGAGCCGTACTTCACGGGGACGGGCTTCCCGTGGGACTTCTCGATCAACTACCACCTGTACCGGCAGGTGTTTCCGCTCACGGCGCTGGGGCGGTATGTGCACGGCGAGCCCTTCGCGAAAGGCGGCGCCGGCGGGCTCGCCGCGCGGACCGGCGGTCGGCCGCTCGCCGAGGTCGAGGGGACCGGATGA
- a CDS encoding polyprenyl synthetase family protein, producing the protein MPPASKAARETAVDVTALLERGRTLATPVLRAAVDRLAPPMDTVAAYHFGWIDAAGNPADGDGGKAVRPALAVLSAEVTSGAPEVGIPGAVAVELVHNFSLLHDDLMDGDEQRRHRDTVWKVHGPAQAILVGDALFALANEILLELGTVEAGRATRRLTTATRALIDGQAQDISYEHRDRVSVEECLEMEGNKTGALLACASSIGAVLGGADDRTADTLEKYGYHLGLAFQAVDDLLGIWGDPEATGKQTWSDLRQRKKSLPVVAALAAGGSASERLGELLAADAKSSDFANFSEEEFAARAALIEEAGGREWTAGEARRQHTIAIEALDAVDMPDRVRAQFTALADFVVVRKR; encoded by the coding sequence GTGCCCCCGGCCTCGAAGGCCGCTCGAGAGACCGCGGTGGACGTGACCGCGCTCCTGGAGCGCGGCCGGACCCTGGCCACACCGGTACTGCGGGCGGCCGTCGACCGCCTGGCACCTCCCATGGACACGGTCGCCGCCTACCACTTCGGCTGGATCGACGCCGCCGGCAATCCCGCCGACGGCGACGGCGGCAAGGCCGTGCGCCCCGCCCTCGCCGTGCTGTCCGCCGAGGTCACCTCAGGCGCGCCCGAGGTCGGCATCCCCGGAGCGGTCGCCGTCGAACTGGTCCACAACTTCTCGCTGCTGCACGACGACCTGATGGACGGCGACGAACAGCGCCGGCACCGCGACACCGTCTGGAAGGTGCACGGCCCCGCCCAGGCCATCCTGGTCGGCGACGCCCTGTTCGCGCTGGCCAACGAGATCCTGCTGGAACTCGGCACCGTCGAGGCCGGCCGCGCCACCCGCCGTCTGACCACCGCGACCCGCGCGCTGATCGACGGCCAGGCCCAGGACATCTCCTACGAGCACCGCGACCGCGTCAGCGTCGAGGAGTGCCTGGAGATGGAGGGCAACAAGACCGGCGCCCTGCTGGCCTGCGCCAGCTCCATCGGCGCCGTGCTCGGCGGCGCGGACGACCGCACCGCCGACACCCTGGAGAAGTACGGCTACCACCTGGGCCTCGCCTTCCAGGCCGTCGACGACCTCCTCGGCATCTGGGGCGACCCGGAGGCCACCGGCAAGCAGACCTGGAGCGATCTGCGCCAGCGCAAGAAGTCCCTGCCGGTCGTGGCCGCGCTCGCGGCCGGGGGCAGCGCCTCCGAACGGCTCGGCGAGCTGCTCGCCGCCGACGCCAAGAGCAGCGACTTCGCGAACTTCTCCGAGGAGGAGTTCGCCGCCCGTGCCGCGCTGATCGAGGAGGCCGGCGGCCGCGAGTGGACGGCCGGGGAAGCACGCCGTCAGCACACCATCGCCATCGAAGCCCTCGACGCCGTCGACATGCCCGACCGGGTGCGGGCGCAGTTCACGGCGCTCGCCGACTTCGTCGTCGTACGAAAGAGATGA